In Natronomonas halophila, one DNA window encodes the following:
- a CDS encoding DsbA family oxidoreductase: protein MCTWCWGSEPIIRRLRAILGDQIRIRYVMGGLVEDFDEFYDAANDISEPGDVAPHWIEASEHHGMPVDTRIFEVDPAQSTYPASKAFTAARQQGPELGHRYLRRLREAYTTQVRNVNDREEQVNLAESVGLDVDEFTTALDDGSAAAAFEADLSRAREAGVRAFPTYHIDGPSGEQWLSGFKSFEELMTALTTVDPTVEPASPPPMQRFIAEYGPVATREVAEVYELDDGKARQVLESLVDDRTVHRERRGNGFFWHSKQGGDD from the coding sequence ATGTGCACGTGGTGTTGGGGGTCAGAACCCATCATCCGACGCCTTAGAGCCATCCTCGGCGACCAAATACGGATCAGATACGTCATGGGTGGGCTGGTGGAAGATTTCGACGAGTTCTACGACGCCGCCAACGACATCTCGGAACCTGGCGACGTCGCTCCGCACTGGATTGAGGCGTCCGAACACCACGGGATGCCCGTCGATACGCGAATCTTCGAGGTAGACCCGGCTCAGTCGACGTATCCCGCAAGCAAGGCGTTCACCGCCGCACGCCAGCAAGGGCCCGAACTCGGCCATCGGTATCTGCGTCGGCTTCGCGAGGCGTACACGACGCAAGTCCGTAACGTCAACGACAGGGAGGAGCAGGTGAACCTCGCGGAATCAGTCGGCCTCGACGTCGACGAGTTCACGACGGCCCTGGATGACGGGTCCGCAGCGGCGGCGTTCGAGGCGGACCTCTCTCGGGCCCGCGAAGCGGGCGTTCGGGCGTTTCCGACGTATCACATCGACGGGCCATCCGGTGAACAGTGGCTGTCTGGATTCAAGTCGTTCGAGGAACTGATGACCGCACTAACGACCGTTGACCCCACCGTCGAACCGGCATCTCCGCCACCGATGCAACGGTTTATCGCCGAATACGGCCCCGTGGCGACCCGGGAAGTCGCCGAGGTGTACGAACTCGATGATGGAAAGGCGCGACAAGTGCTGGAATCCCTCGTCGATGACAGGACGGTACACCGCGAACGGCGGGGCAATGGCTTCTTCTGGCACTCGAAGCAGGGAGGTGACGACTGA
- a CDS encoding glutathione S-transferase family protein — MGLLHDGEWEPDATRDQYDHDTFDDRIKDFRGAEFPAEVGRYHLYISRACPWAHRVALTRRLLGLEDAISVDIVAPVRHDQGWEFAPEKANCTPDSVHGHDTLYEVFQEADPEYTGRVTVPVLYDRQTDIIVHEESAEIARMLATEFGHLASTPLNLYPESIRGRIDDAIEDIHTSINTGVYRAGFAESQAEYETAVRELFDALARWDETLATRRYVVGDRLTLADVFLFPTLYRFDAVYHTHFKCNVRRLVDFDHLWDYARDIYQTPGVSATCNMDHVKAHYYWSHDDINPTGFVPVGPELDWTVPHGRSDLSDEDSSLGEVER; from the coding sequence ATGGGGCTCCTCCACGATGGCGAGTGGGAACCGGATGCCACCCGCGACCAGTACGACCATGACACCTTCGACGACCGAATCAAGGATTTCCGAGGTGCCGAGTTCCCAGCAGAGGTGGGCCGCTACCACCTCTACATCTCGCGGGCCTGCCCGTGGGCTCACAGGGTAGCGCTCACCCGACGGCTCCTCGGCCTCGAAGACGCTATCTCGGTCGATATCGTTGCCCCCGTCCGCCACGACCAGGGGTGGGAGTTCGCTCCCGAGAAGGCGAACTGTACGCCGGATTCGGTTCACGGCCACGACACCCTCTACGAGGTCTTTCAGGAGGCTGACCCGGAGTATACGGGCCGTGTGACGGTCCCGGTCCTCTACGACCGGCAAACGGACATCATCGTCCACGAGGAGTCTGCGGAAATCGCTCGGATGCTCGCCACCGAGTTCGGCCACCTCGCGTCGACCCCGTTGAACCTCTATCCGGAGTCGATTCGGGGGCGTATCGACGACGCCATCGAGGACATCCATACCTCGATTAATACCGGCGTCTATCGGGCTGGGTTCGCCGAATCGCAGGCCGAATACGAGACGGCCGTTAGGGAACTCTTCGATGCTCTGGCACGCTGGGACGAGACGCTCGCCACTCGTCGCTACGTCGTTGGCGACCGTCTTACCCTCGCGGACGTGTTCCTCTTTCCGACGCTGTATCGGTTCGACGCCGTCTATCACACGCACTTCAAATGCAACGTCCGCCGTCTGGTCGACTTCGACCATCTCTGGGACTACGCCAGGGATATCTACCAGACACCGGGCGTCAGTGCAACCTGCAATATGGACCACGTCAAGGCCCACTACTACTGGAGCCACGACGACATCAACCCAACCGGATTCGTGCCGGTCGGACCCGAACTCGACTGGACAGTACCTCATGGTCGGAGCGACCTGTCCGACGAGGACAGCAGTCTCGGCGAGGTGGAACGATGA
- a CDS encoding AzlC family ABC transporter permease, giving the protein MTQTDAEPLGRSSGSGEASTETESEALEFSRDGIRSGFVTCAPVALGVGGYGLVFGVLAREAGLSVMTAVAMSATVLAGAAQLIAVGLWDWPIPAVAVVGTTLVVNLRYLLMGASLRPWFTRLPSRQAYTSLFFMADENWALTIQDLRAGNGRGAFLLGSGLAIWVFWVVATAIGAVAGGRIGNPETYGLDFVLTAIFLALLVGFWDGRTSLAPWVAAAVVAVAVETVLPGRWYILAGGLAASLTEVTRNVR; this is encoded by the coding sequence ATGACTCAGACAGACGCGGAACCACTCGGTAGGTCGTCGGGCAGCGGAGAGGCATCGACCGAGACGGAGAGCGAAGCACTCGAATTCTCCCGTGACGGTATCCGGTCCGGGTTCGTCACGTGCGCCCCCGTCGCGCTTGGCGTCGGCGGGTACGGCCTCGTTTTCGGCGTTCTCGCACGTGAAGCCGGGTTGAGTGTCATGACTGCCGTCGCGATGAGCGCGACCGTGTTGGCGGGGGCGGCACAACTCATCGCCGTCGGACTGTGGGACTGGCCGATTCCCGCCGTCGCCGTCGTCGGAACGACGCTGGTGGTGAACCTCCGGTATCTACTGATGGGTGCGTCGTTGCGCCCGTGGTTTACCCGACTCCCGTCGCGTCAAGCGTATACGAGCCTCTTTTTCATGGCCGACGAAAACTGGGCGCTCACCATCCAGGACCTCCGCGCTGGCAACGGACGCGGGGCGTTCCTTCTGGGTAGTGGGTTGGCAATCTGGGTCTTCTGGGTCGTCGCCACCGCTATCGGTGCAGTCGCTGGTGGTCGCATCGGCAACCCGGAAACCTACGGGCTGGATTTCGTCCTGACAGCCATCTTTCTCGCCCTCCTCGTCGGTTTTTGGGACGGACGAACATCCCTGGCTCCGTGGGTCGCGGCTGCCGTCGTCGCCGTGGCCGTCGAAACCGTGCTCCCCGGCCGGTGGTATATATTGGCTGGCGGGCTCGCCGCGAGTCTGACGGAGGTGACGCGTAATGTTCGATGA
- a CDS encoding AzlD family protein: MFDEVSLTALAVVFGMSIVTYATKAGGFWALDRIDPSESVREALDVLPGGIIVAILTVRLLDGGPTEWTAGIAVVLVAYRTENVLLAMAAGVGTLLIVRWGRTGIV; this comes from the coding sequence ATGTTCGATGAGGTGTCGCTGACTGCGCTGGCAGTCGTGTTCGGGATGAGTATCGTCACGTACGCGACCAAAGCCGGCGGATTCTGGGCCCTAGACCGAATCGACCCGTCGGAGTCGGTTCGAGAGGCGCTCGACGTCCTTCCGGGGGGTATCATCGTCGCCATCCTCACCGTTCGTTTGCTGGATGGCGGACCGACCGAGTGGACGGCCGGAATCGCCGTCGTCCTCGTCGCTTACCGAACCGAGAACGTCTTGCTCGCAATGGCTGCCGGTGTTGGAACGCTGTTAATCGTCCGGTGGGGACGAACCGGAATCGTCTAG
- a CDS encoding DoxX family protein — protein sequence MVFSSTLSGAAFLLSRVLFALAIGYLALGNLFDLESSVGYAESKGAPLAVVSVPLGSLGLIVGSLAVLTGVYPAVGALAVLAFLVPITAIMHDFWTMEGQDRQNEQVHFLKNVGLIGSALVFLALSTVTWPLAVGMGF from the coding sequence ATGGTTTTCTCCTCGACGCTATCCGGAGCGGCCTTCTTACTGAGTCGGGTGCTGTTCGCGCTCGCCATCGGTTACCTCGCGCTCGGTAACCTGTTCGACCTCGAATCGTCGGTCGGCTACGCCGAGAGCAAGGGGGCGCCACTGGCTGTAGTCAGCGTCCCGCTGGGGAGTCTCGGGCTAATCGTGGGGTCGCTCGCAGTCCTCACCGGTGTTTACCCCGCAGTCGGTGCGCTGGCGGTGCTCGCCTTCCTCGTCCCGATTACGGCCATCATGCACGACTTCTGGACGATGGAGGGTCAGGACAGACAGAACGAACAGGTTCACTTCCTGAAAAACGTCGGCCTCATCGGGAGTGCACTTGTTTTCCTGGCGCTCTCGACTGTTACGTGGCCGCTGGCCGTCGGCATGGGGTTCTGA
- a CDS encoding winged helix-turn-helix domain-containing protein — MASDPSDRTQAATDAESAFMTLSHDLRLEILLALWDAPGFSLSFSELRKTVGERDSGSFTYHLSELRDHFVAKTDEGYELQYPGHRVLDAIQSGVFHEQVAVGPVELDTDCRACGEQLTFKYDTDYIARVRCSDCGNRAIEWPFDPGGIADRDDDAIVAAFDRRTRLIWSCALDGVCPFCAGRVDRELTSQVHEEGACVGVIEQLDRYDEYFARDHPAVVAVDCERCSFYSFIPVGVVLLTRPAVSGRLHEADIDVRATPLWDLGFVVDADAVTVRDTDPMCVDVSVLDAPESLAFTIDASIDVIGEATPET, encoded by the coding sequence ATGGCCAGTGACCCATCAGACAGGACGCAGGCGGCCACTGACGCCGAATCGGCGTTCATGACCCTGAGCCACGACCTTCGGTTAGAAATTCTCCTCGCGTTGTGGGACGCCCCGGGGTTTTCGTTGTCGTTCTCGGAACTCCGGAAGACGGTGGGTGAACGTGACTCGGGGAGCTTCACGTACCACCTCTCGGAGTTACGGGACCACTTCGTCGCTAAAACTGACGAGGGGTACGAACTCCAATACCCCGGACACCGTGTCCTCGATGCGATCCAGAGCGGCGTCTTCCACGAGCAGGTCGCCGTCGGACCGGTCGAACTCGATACCGACTGCCGGGCCTGTGGGGAACAACTGACTTTCAAGTACGACACCGATTACATCGCCCGAGTTCGGTGCTCAGACTGTGGGAACCGTGCGATAGAATGGCCGTTCGACCCCGGTGGTATCGCTGACCGCGACGACGATGCGATAGTCGCGGCCTTCGACCGACGGACGAGACTCATCTGGTCGTGTGCTCTCGACGGTGTCTGTCCGTTCTGTGCTGGCCGCGTCGACCGGGAGTTAACCAGTCAGGTCCACGAGGAAGGCGCTTGCGTCGGCGTTATCGAACAACTCGACCGGTACGACGAGTACTTCGCCCGTGACCATCCCGCAGTCGTGGCAGTCGACTGCGAACGGTGCAGTTTCTACAGTTTCATTCCCGTCGGCGTCGTCCTGTTGACGCGTCCGGCGGTTTCGGGGCGACTCCACGAGGCCGATATCGACGTCCGAGCGACGCCGCTATGGGACCTCGGTTTCGTGGTCGACGCCGACGCCGTTACTGTTCGGGACACCGACCCCATGTGCGTCGATGTCTCGGTTTTAGACGCTCCCGAGTCGCTGGCCTTCACTATCGATGCATCTATCGACGTCATCGGCGAGGCGACTCCCGAAACATAA
- a CDS encoding acyl-CoA dehydrogenase family protein yields MNFQLTDTQRTLRNDVREFAQTTIKPQAIELDQNEEHPTEILEELGERGYGGLTLPEEYGGEGQGLVELAIVIEEVAAALMPVASAVALHLDIATVIEKFGTERQRERFLPSMASFETVGALGLSETNAGSNKLEMETTAEKEGDTWVLNGHKRWITNLQHADYVLTYAKTGPETEAPHNISAFLVPTDDFEIETVWNTLGANTVKSPKATLDNVQVPDTRRIGDVGEAYVQRSEVDIGVNVPARGVGIARAALDETVEYTKRREQYGHAIADFQGSKWQIGKMAERADVARLLTLRAAAKADRNLDSTREFSMAKVYATQAAVDNANDALQLHGGIGYTTEKHVERHLRDARLLTIAGGPNEGHKDALGEAVYEAYSEP; encoded by the coding sequence ATGAACTTCCAACTCACAGACACACAACGTACACTCCGAAACGACGTTCGCGAGTTCGCACAAACCACCATCAAACCGCAGGCTATCGAACTCGACCAGAACGAGGAACACCCCACCGAAATCTTGGAAGAACTGGGAGAGCGAGGCTATGGGGGGTTGACGCTCCCGGAAGAGTACGGCGGCGAAGGACAGGGACTGGTCGAACTCGCAATAGTTATCGAAGAAGTAGCCGCTGCACTGATGCCCGTCGCCAGCGCAGTGGCGCTGCATCTCGACATCGCGACGGTTATCGAGAAGTTCGGGACCGAGCGACAACGGGAGCGGTTTCTCCCGTCGATGGCGTCGTTCGAGACGGTCGGCGCCCTCGGTCTCAGCGAAACCAACGCTGGCAGTAATAAACTGGAGATGGAAACGACCGCGGAGAAAGAGGGAGATACGTGGGTTCTGAACGGACACAAGCGATGGATTACGAACCTCCAGCACGCTGATTACGTCCTCACGTACGCGAAAACCGGCCCGGAGACGGAAGCGCCACATAACATCAGTGCGTTTCTCGTCCCTACCGACGACTTCGAGATAGAGACCGTCTGGAACACGCTCGGAGCTAATACGGTGAAATCGCCGAAAGCGACGCTGGACAACGTACAGGTCCCCGATACTCGACGTATCGGAGACGTAGGTGAGGCGTACGTACAGCGCAGCGAGGTCGACATCGGCGTGAACGTTCCCGCCCGTGGCGTCGGTATCGCTCGTGCGGCGCTGGATGAAACGGTCGAGTACACGAAACGACGCGAACAGTACGGGCATGCCATCGCTGATTTCCAAGGGAGCAAGTGGCAAATCGGCAAGATGGCCGAGCGAGCGGACGTCGCTCGATTACTTACGCTCCGAGCAGCGGCCAAAGCGGACCGAAATCTGGACTCGACCCGAGAGTTCAGTATGGCGAAGGTATACGCGACTCAGGCGGCCGTCGATAACGCAAACGACGCGTTACAGCTCCACGGCGGTATCGGCTATACGACCGAAAAACACGTCGAACGCCATCTCCGTGACGCTCGACTGCTG